GGCTACGGGTTCCGGTTCTTCGACAACGAGGGCCGCACCGTCGAGATCAGCGCCGACGTGGCCGTCCGGGACCACCGGAGGATCGAGGAGGGCGAGTCCGTGCCCGTGCGGCTGTCGCACGTGGTCGTCAACTCCGCCGACCCCGAGGGCACCGTGGCGTTCTACCGGCGGCACCTGGGCTTCCGGCTGTCCGACACCCTCGTGCACCCGCGCATGGGGGAGATGATGTGGTTCCTGCGCATCAACTCCTGGCACCACAGCATGGCCGTCGCCCGCGGCCCGCACCCCTCGCTGCACCACGCCTCCTTCGAGCTGCGCGGCCTGGACGAGTACATGCGCGGCACCGGGCGGCTGCTGCGCGCCGGCGTGGAGAAGATCTGGGGCCCCGGCAGGCACCTGGCCGGCAACAACACCTTCAGCTACTTCCTCGACCCGCACGGCAACACCGTCGAGTACACCACCGAGCTGGAGCACGTCGACGAGGACACCTGGCACCCGCACCTCTACGACTTCTCCCGGCCGGAGGTCTCCGACCAGTGGGGTACCGCGAACGCGATGAACGAGTTCGTCGCGGCCAGGTCCTTCAACGACCCCGACGCGGGCCTGTTCACGGCCCCGCCGGTCTGATCGGGGGAACCGTGCGCTTCGCGACGTACGAGCTGGACGGCACCGCGCGGGCCGCGGTCGTCTCCGACGACGGCCTGCACGACCTGCCGACGACCGTGCTCGACCTGGTCCGGACGGGCCTGCCCGCCGCCCTGGAGGCAGGCGGTGCCGCGCTGCGCGGACCGGCCGTGCCACTGGACCGGGTCCGCCTCCTGCCACCGCTGTCCCCGCCGAGCATCCGCGACTTCGTGGCCTTCGAGGAGCACGTGGAGGGGGTGGTGATGAGCGTGTCGGGCGGCAGCGGCGTGCCACCGGAGTGGTACGAGGCGCCCACGTTCTACTTCACCAACCCGCACGCGCTGCTCGGCGCGCACGACGACGTGCCGGTCCCACCGGGCTCGCGACTGTTCGACTTCGAACTGGAGGTGGCCGCCGTGGTGGGCCGCGACGGCGCGTCGCTGACCCCGGAGCAGGCCCGCGACGCCCTCTTCGGCTACACCGTGCTCAACGACTGGTCGGCCCGCGACCTCCAGCGCCGCGAGATGCGGGTCAACCTCGGCCCGGCCAAGGGCAAGGACTCGGCCACCACCCTGGGCCCGTGGCTGGTCACCGCGGACGAGCTGGAACCGTTCCGCGACGACGAGGGCTTCCTGGACCTCGCCATGCGGGTGAGCGTCAACGGGACCGAGGTCGGCCACGACCGGCTGGCCAACATGGGCTGGCCGTTCGAGGAGTTGGTCGCCTACGCCTCGCGCGGCACGTGGGTCCGAGCCGGCGACGTGCTCGGCTCCGGCACCTGCGGCAACGGCGGCTGCCTGGCCGAGCTGTGGGGCCGCCGAGGCGCGCAGGACCCGCCACCGCTGCGCCCCGGCGACGTGGTGGAGATGACCGTCGAGGGCATCGGCACCACCCGCAACACCGTCGTGCCGGGCACCGACCTGCCGCCGGTCCGCCCGGCCCGCCCCCGGCGGCGCACCCGGTGACCCGGTTGGACGGCGAGGTCGTAGTCGTCACCCGGCGAGCCCGCCCGACCGGCCTGGACCCGACCGACCTGACCCGCGCGCACGACGTCAACGTGCGCGGCGCCCCCGGTCGCATTCCTGCCGGGCGACGAAGCCTCGTGCACCACCGGCGCCGAGATCCCCGTGGACGGCGGCGTGAAGTCCATCAGCGAAGCCGCGCGCCGAGCACCACCGAGAGGACAACCGTGTTCGAGTACTTCCCCGGCAACTACGTCTGGAACCTCAGCGTCGTGGCCACCCTCAACAGCGGCGGCCTGATCGACGAGGTCGACCGCGCCTGCCGCCCCCTGCGCGAGGCCGCCACCCGCGGCGAGGACGCGGGCACCGCCGAGTTCCTGCAAGCCTGGACCAACCTGGCCGACACCCTGGTCGCCCAGGCCGACGAGGCCGAGGAGGAAGGCCACCCCCGCACCGCCGGCCGGCTCTACGCCCGCGCCTGCAACTACCTGGCCCAGGCCGAACGGATGCAGAGCGCGTCCGCGCCCAACCGCGTGGCCACCTACCGGCGCTGCCTGGACCTGGCGCAGCGGTCCTTCGACCTGGCCGACCCCCGCACCACCCGGGTCGAGGTCCCGTTCGAGGGCACCGCGCTGCCCGCGTACTTCACCAAGGCGCCCGCCGCCGACCGCGGCCCCGCCCCGGTGCTGATCATGTGGAACGGCCTGGACAGCACCAAGGAGCACATGATCGCCTCCGGCGTGCACACCGAGCTGGCGGCGCGCGGCGTCTCCACGCTCATGGTCGACACCCCGGGGTCGGGCGAGGCGCTGCGCCTGGGCGGGCTGACCGCCCGCATCGAGACCGAGGGCTGGGCGAGCGCGTGCGTGGACCACCTGGAAACGCGCGACGACGTCGACCCCGCCCGGATCGGCCTGGCCGGGTGGTCCCTGGGCGGCTACTACGCGCCGCGCGCGGCCGCGTTCGAGGAGCGCCTCGCGCTGGTCGTGGCGTGGGGCGCGAACCACGACTGGGGCGCGGTGCAGCGGCGGCGCCTGGAGCGCGAGGGCGAGCGCCCGGTGCCGCACTACTGGGAGCACGTGCTGTGGGTCTGGGGTTTCGACGACCTGGACGCGTTCATCGAGCACGCCGACGGCGTGACGCTGGACGGGGTGGTCGAGCGGATCACCGTCCCGTTCCTGATCTGCCACGGCGCCGACGACCGCCAGATCCCGCTGGAGCACGCCCACCGGTCCTACGAGCAGGCGGTCAACAGCCCCAGGCGGGAGCTGCGGGTGTTCACCGCGGAGGAGGGCGGGGCCGAGCACATCGGGCTGGACCACCTGCCGCACGTGCGCGACTTCGTGGCCGACTGGGTGGCCGGGACGCTGGGCGCCACCCCGTGAAGGCCGGTGGCGCGGACCGCGGTCGGTCCGCGCCACCGCGCGTCAGGACCGCACGACCCCGCCCACGACCGTGACCACCATCAGGCGGACCGCCTCGACGTCCGGCGTGCTCTCCCGGTCGGCGAACAGCAGGTGCGCGGCCCCGATCAGCGTGGGCGCGAGCGCCTCGACCACGGCGTGGTCCGCGATGCGCCCCAGGTCGCGCTCCGCCGTGAGGTAGTCCGAGATCAGCTGCACGGCCTCGGTCAGGACCGGCACCCCGGCCGGCCACACCCGGCGCAACCGGGTGCGCAACCCGTCCCGGAAGGTGATGAGCGCGACCACCGCGACGGCGACCGAGGTGAACAGGTCCCGCAGGGCGTCGGCGAGGTTGTCGACCACCGTGCCGCTGCCGGCGGTCGCGCGCAGCTCCTCGACGCGGGCGCTCACCCGCGCGGCGCGGGTGAGGACGAACTCGGCGAGGAAGGCGTCGAAGTCGTCGAAGTGGCGGTGCAGGACGCCTTTGGCGCAGTGCGCCTCGTCGGTGACCGCCCGGCTGGTCAGCGCGCTGGGGCCGTCGCGCAGCAGGACGCGTTCGGCGGCGTCGAACAGCTGCTCGCGCACATCGCGCAGGGCGAGTCCCGTTGGCACCGGCGCATCCTCCTCCCACGTGATGATACGCACCGCTCGATCTTCGTCCGCACCTCGTCGGCCGCCTGGACGCTCCGCTGCTAGCTGGGCTCGCTGTCGCCCGCCCGGCTCGCTGTCGCCACCTGGCTCGCTGTCGCCCGCCCGGCCTGCCGCTGACCGGCCTGCCGTCGTCCGACCCCGCTGCCCGGCCCGCGCTGCCTGCCCGACGTCGCCCGCTCGCCGCCCTGCCGCCGCCTGCTTGCCCGCCGCCCTGCCGCCGCCTGCCTGCCCGCTGCCTGACCACTGCTGCCTGCCCACCGCCCTGGCGCCGCTGCCCGACCCGCCGCCCTGCCGCCTACCAGCCGTTCACCCCGGTTCTCCGCACCCCCCGTCGTCATCAGATTGACGAGTGGGCGCTTGCCCACTCATAGTGGGCAGATGCCCACTCCAATCGCAGCCGCAGGTCCCGGCCAACCTCAAGAACCCCAAGCACCCCAAGAGTCCCACCAGCCCCACCAGCCCCACCAGGCCCGCCAGTCCGACCAGTCAGACCTGTTCCAAGCCCCCCACCGGCAACGACAGGCGGCGGAGTCGTTCGGCGCGGACCCGGCTCGCTACGACCGCGCCCGCCCCGCCTACCCCGAAGCGATGGTCGAAGCCGTCGTCGCCGCGGCTCCCGGTCCCGATGTCCTCGACGTCGGCATCGGCACCGGCATCGCCGCCCGCCAGTTCCGGGCGGCTGGCTGCCGGGTCCTGGGAGTCGATGCTGACCCGCGGATGGCGGAGTTCGCCCGCCGCGACGGCTTCGAGGTGGAGGTGTCCACGTTCGAGTCCTGGGACCCGGCCGGCCGGGCGTTCGACGTGGTCATCGCCGGTCAGACCTGGCACTGGGTCGACCCGGCGGCGGGTGCGGCGCGCGCCGCGGGGGTGCTGCGGCCCGGTGGGCGGCTGGCCGCCTTCTGGAACGTCTTCCAGCCACCACCGGACGTCTCGGCGAACATGGCCGCCATCCACCGGGAGTTCATGCCCAGGCCGATGGCCGAGATGTCGTCCAAGTCCGCCCTGGAGGTGTACTCGCTGATGTTCGCCAAGGCGGTCGACGGGATTCGCGGGTCCGCCGCGTTCGACGAGCCGGAGGAGTGGCGGTTCGAGTGGGAGCGCCACTACACGCGGGACGAGTGGCTGGACATGCTGCCCACGCAGGGCGGCTACACCCACCTGTCGCCGGAGCGGTTCGCCGAGCTGACCGCGGCCATGGGGGACGCCGTCGGTGACGGTTTCACCGCGCAGTACACCGCCGTGGTGGTCACCGCCACGATCAGGTGAATTTCTTCCACTAACAGGCGTCACTCGAGCGTGTGACACACACTATTACTTCAGTGTTGGCTGAAATCAGCCTTGGTCAGCACCTCGGCCAAGGGCGTGGCGGGGTGGCCGGTGAGGCGGGCGACGTCGCCGGTCACGCCGGCCAGCTCGCCGGCCGCGATGGCGGTGTAGGTCGACACCCAGGCGTCGACCTGCCAGTCCGGGACGCCGTGGGACGCGCGCGACCGGTACGCCTCGTCCACGGTCTCCGCGCGGTAGGTGACGGCGCGGCCGGTGACGCGGGTCAGCACCTCGGCGACCTCGGTCAGGGTGAGGGCGTCCGGGCCGGTCAGCTCATAGGTCGCACCAACGTGGTCGGGCGCGTCCAGCAGCACGGCGGTGGCGGCGTCGGCGATGTCGTCCTGGCCGACCACGGCCGCCCGCCCGTCCCCGGCGGGACCGCGGATCACACCGTCCTCACCCACCAGCATCGGCATGAAGTCGGCGTAGAGGTTGTCGCGCAGGAAGGTGTGCGGCAGGCCGCTCGCACGGATGTGCTCCTCCGTGGCGAAGTGGTCGCGCGCCAGGGTGAACGTCGCGTCCGGGGCGGCGCCGCAGAAGGAGACGTAGACGAGGTGCCCGACCCCGGCGTCGGCGGCCGCGTCGACGAACGCCCGGTGCTGGTCGACGCGGTCGGCGCTCTCCGATGCCGAGACCATCAGCACCCGGTCGACCCCGCGCAGGGCGGTGCGCACGGCGTCGCGGTCGGCGAAGGCCGCGCTCAGGGCGGTGGCGCCGGGCAGGCGGGGTGCGCGGGAGGGGTCGCGCACGAGCAGGCGCTGGGCGTGCCCCGCGGCGGCCAGGCGGCGGGCCACGCGCCCGCCGAGGCGCCCGGTGGCGCCGGTGACCGCGATGGCGGTGCCCGGGTGGTGGGTCATGGCCGGGGCTCCCTGTGGTGGGTGTGCTGGTCGGGGCCTACCCGGGGACGCCGACGGGCATGCGCCCCGGACAGGTGACCCCGGCAGTGCTCAGACGCTGCGCAGCACCGAGACCACGACGCCCAGCACGACGGCCCGGTCGCCGTCGATGACGTCGTAGTCGGGGTTGCGCGGCTCCAGGAAGACGTGGCCGTTGCGGCGCTGGTAGACCTTGACGGTGGCCTCGTCGTCGATCATCGCGGCGACGATCTGGCCGGAGTGGGCCTCGGGCTGCTGCTTCACCACGACGATGTCGCCGTCGCAGATGGCGGCGTCGACCATCGAGTCGCCGCGCACCCGCAGGCCGAAGACGGTGCCGCGCCCGGTGAGGTCGCGGGGGAGGGTCAGCACGTCGTCCACGTGCTCCTCGGCCGCGATGGGCACGCCGGCGGCGATGTGGCCGACCACCGGCACGGGCACCGAGTCGCCGCCGGTCGCCGGGGTCGCGGGGGGCAGGAACAGCCGCACGTCGATGGGGCGCGACAGGGTGCTGCCGCGCCGGAGGAACCCCTTGTCCTCCAGGCTCGCCAGGTGCCGGGACACCGTCGAGGGCGACAGGCCGACGGCCTCGCCGATCTCCCGGGTGCCGGGCGAGTACCCGTGGCGGGTCACCCAGTCCCGGATCGCGACCAGGATCCGCTGCTGGCGCGGTGGCAGGGTCGAGGTGTCCAGGTGCTCGAAGGCGTCCGGGTCGTAGGCGGTCACCCGGGCGATCATAGAGGTGCGGCCGCCGGGGGCGGGTCCCGGTGCGGGCCGGGTGGGTCATTCCCCCGGAGTTGGAACCGCCGGCGGTCCTCTTGCGTCATGATCTGGGCGTGTGGACGTGGCGACTGCGAGGGGGAGCGTGCCGGTGACCAGGGCGACGTGGGGCCAGAGCCGAACCAGGGGTGATGGCTGGTGACCGGTCCGAACCCCCTGGTGGCCCAGGCGCCCGCCGAGCCGGGCGGTTTCTTCAACAAGGGCACCGGTGACAACGGCTGGGCGACGGGCATCTCCATCGCCGAGTCCGCGATGGACACCTACAACGGCATCAAGGACGGCAACTGGATCCAGGGCGGCCTGGGCATGGTCGGCCTGGCCGCGGACGCCGCGGCGATGGCCATCGACCCGTTCGGGACGCTGCTGTCCTCGGCGGCGGCGTTCCTGATGGAGCACATGCAGCCGCTCAAGGACATGCTCGACAAGCTGGCCGGCAACCCGCCGGTGATCGAGTCGTACTCCACGACGTGGAACAACGTGGCGACGGAGCTGGGCAAGGTCGCCGAGGAGTACGCCGCAGCGGTGAGCTCGGGCACGCAGGGCTGGACCGGTCCGGCGGCCGAGGCATACCTGGCCAACTCCAAGCAGCACTCGGATGCGTTGTCGGGTGCGGCGTCGGCGGCGGGGACCGTGGGCACGGTGGTCGGGATGATGGGCATGGTGGTGGGGTTCGTGCGCGAGGTGGTGCGCGACCTGATCGCCGATCTGGTGGGCAAGCTGATCGCCTGGGTGTTGGAGGCGGTGTTCAGCCTGGGGTTCGGCACGCCGGTGATCGTGGCGCAGGCGGTGACCGCGATCTCGAAGTGGGCCGCGAAGATCGCGAAGATCGTCCAGGACTTGTTGGACACGATCAAGAAGGTCTCGCCGCTGCTCAAGCGTTTGGTCGAGGTCTTCGAGAAGATCATGAAGGTGGTCGGCAAGCTGGCCGGCAAGGCGACGGGCCTGGACGTGCTCTCACCGAGCAGCATCAAGCACGGCGGTTTCCTGCAAACCGGCCGCACGCGCGTCGACGGCCCCGGTGGCACGCCCGGTGGAAGCTCGTCCCCGGACGGCGGCTCGTCCACTGATGGCGGCTCGTCGTCCTCCCCGGACGGCAACCCTTCGTCCTCTTCGGACCGGCCCGGGACCACGAACACGTCCTCGACCAGCACACCGACGGCTGACCCGGCCACGCGCCCGGGGCGGAGCGAGCCGGGTGACGTGCCCGGCGGTGCGCCGCGCCCTGGGCGGGGTGACGGGCCTGGTGGGTCGGACGGCGACCTGCCGCGCGGTGGTGGCAGCACGCCGAGCGGCCCGGGTAGTCACAACGCTCCGGGAAGCCCCCACTCTCCGAGCAGCCCCGGCACCCCGAATACCCCGAACTCCCCGAACGCGCCCAGTCCGTCGCGGGTGGACCAGACCACGGCGTCAACCGCGGCCACTCCGGAGGCCCCGTCGCGCCCGCGCCAGCCGGACGTGCCGCACCGGGACCCGAACGGCACGCCGCAGGGCAACCAACCGACTCCCTCCGCGGGCCCGGCCCACACCGGCGCGCCCGGTGGCAACGCGTCTGGCAGCAGCGCTCCTCCGCCCGGCGCGCGTCCCGGCAACGGCGGCTGGACGGGAACCCCGGGCAGTAGGGGCGACCTGGGCTCCAGCACCCCGCCCGCTCGCACCCCCGACCAGCCGCGCCCGTCCTCCTACGCGCCGCCCGCCGGTCCCAGCCACACCAACCCGAGTCACGCCGCGCCCGGTCATGCCGGCCCGAGCCCTGCTGCGCCCAGCCACACGAGCCCCAGCCATGCAGGGCCGGGCAACACCAACCCGAGCCACAGCGCACCGGGCAGCACCGGCCCTTCCCACGCCGGTCCTCCTCACGCCAACCCGCGTCCCGCGGGCCCGGGCCCGTCACACCCCAACGCGCCGCACCCCAACACGGCCCTGCCGCATCAGCGGGGCCCGCAGGGTGGCCCGTTCCCGAACACCCACCCCGGCACCCCGCACCCGGACACCCCGCGTCCCCGAGGCGGCGACACCCCCGGCGGCCACTCCGCGCCCCCAACCCGTCCGCGCCCCGACGCCCCCACCCCGCACCGGCCGTCCCAGGACGGCGTGCCCGGCCCGCGTCGTGACCCCGACGCCGCACCCCCGCCCCGCCGCGAGCCGCAGCAGTGGACCCCGCCGCACCGCGACCCCGACGGCGCCCACCCCGACGGCAGCCCGGACCACACCCCGCACCACACCACCGACCAGCCGCACCCCGACCAGCCGAGCATCGACGAGGCCCCCGCCCGCCACGGCGAGACCACCCCCGCCGGCATCTCCCACCACCGCGGCGACCCCACCATGGGCGACCTCCCCCACCGCGTCCCCCACGACCCCCGCTACTTCACCGCCGACGTCCACATCACCCCCGACGGCCACGCCCGCATCGGCAACCACACCTACACCCCCGAGCAATACGGCGACCTGCTGCGCCGCCACGGCTGGGACGGCCGCACCCCCGTCCGCCTCATCGGCTGCGACGCCGCCACCAACGACTTCGCCCACCGCCTCTCCCGCCACACCGGCGCCGACGTCCTCGCCCCCACCAAACCCGCCTGGACCGACACCCACGGCCGCGTCTACACCAGCGACGCCCACACCACCCCCGACGGCACCCGCCACCCCCGCATCCCACCCAACGGCGAATGGCACACCCACCACCCCGACGGCACCACCACCAAAACCAGCCACGACGGCTACGCCCCCAACACCCCCGACAACCACAAAACCGACCACACCACCCCCGACGACGCCCGCGACCGCGCCGACGACGGCACCTCGAACCCCTACGAACGCGACGAGAGGTTCTCCCACCAGCCGGACAGGCTGCCGGACCCGCCGGACCGGCCCCAGGTCCTGGAGGAGTTGCCGATCCACGACCGGCAGCAGTTCGAGTTCGACGAGAACGGCCTCATCACCCACTACCGGGGTCAGCCGATCGAGGACTACCTGCGCGACGTGCTCACCGACCGCGCGAAGATGGTCCAGAGCAAGATCACCTCGGGTGAGTTCAGCCGCCGCTGG
This portion of the Saccharothrix syringae genome encodes:
- a CDS encoding SDR family oxidoreductase encodes the protein MTHHPGTAIAVTGATGRLGGRVARRLAAAGHAQRLLVRDPSRAPRLPGATALSAAFADRDAVRTALRGVDRVLMVSASESADRVDQHRAFVDAAADAGVGHLVYVSFCGAAPDATFTLARDHFATEEHIRASGLPHTFLRDNLYADFMPMLVGEDGVIRGPAGDGRAAVVGQDDIADAATAVLLDAPDHVGATYELTGPDALTLTEVAEVLTRVTGRAVTYRAETVDEAYRSRASHGVPDWQVDAWVSTYTAIAAGELAGVTGDVARLTGHPATPLAEVLTKADFSQH
- a CDS encoding VOC family protein → MRTTEVTDRLITHLRHVDLAVPDLARQRDFFTGAWGLTAEHGDTGISFLAAEGSPEQYVVRLRRAAEKRIDLIAFGAATPADVDALALGLATAGVPLVGEPGALRTPGGGYGFRFFDNEGRTVEISADVAVRDHRRIEEGESVPVRLSHVVVNSADPEGTVAFYRRHLGFRLSDTLVHPRMGEMMWFLRINSWHHSMAVARGPHPSLHHASFELRGLDEYMRGTGRLLRAGVEKIWGPGRHLAGNNTFSYFLDPHGNTVEYTTELEHVDEDTWHPHLYDFSRPEVSDQWGTANAMNEFVAARSFNDPDAGLFTAPPV
- the lexA gene encoding transcriptional repressor LexA; amino-acid sequence: MTAYDPDAFEHLDTSTLPPRQQRILVAIRDWVTRHGYSPGTREIGEAVGLSPSTVSRHLASLEDKGFLRRGSTLSRPIDVRLFLPPATPATGGDSVPVPVVGHIAAGVPIAAEEHVDDVLTLPRDLTGRGTVFGLRVRGDSMVDAAICDGDIVVVKQQPEAHSGQIVAAMIDDEATVKVYQRRNGHVFLEPRNPDYDVIDGDRAVVLGVVVSVLRSV
- a CDS encoding alpha/beta hydrolase family protein — protein: MFEYFPGNYVWNLSVVATLNSGGLIDEVDRACRPLREAATRGEDAGTAEFLQAWTNLADTLVAQADEAEEEGHPRTAGRLYARACNYLAQAERMQSASAPNRVATYRRCLDLAQRSFDLADPRTTRVEVPFEGTALPAYFTKAPAADRGPAPVLIMWNGLDSTKEHMIASGVHTELAARGVSTLMVDTPGSGEALRLGGLTARIETEGWASACVDHLETRDDVDPARIGLAGWSLGGYYAPRAAAFEERLALVVAWGANHDWGAVQRRRLEREGERPVPHYWEHVLWVWGFDDLDAFIEHADGVTLDGVVERITVPFLICHGADDRQIPLEHAHRSYEQAVNSPRRELRVFTAEEGGAEHIGLDHLPHVRDFVADWVAGTLGATP
- a CDS encoding class I SAM-dependent methyltransferase codes for the protein MVEAVVAAAPGPDVLDVGIGTGIAARQFRAAGCRVLGVDADPRMAEFARRDGFEVEVSTFESWDPAGRAFDVVIAGQTWHWVDPAAGAARAAGVLRPGGRLAAFWNVFQPPPDVSANMAAIHREFMPRPMAEMSSKSALEVYSLMFAKAVDGIRGSAAFDEPEEWRFEWERHYTRDEWLDMLPTQGGYTHLSPERFAELTAAMGDAVGDGFTAQYTAVVVTATIR
- a CDS encoding fumarylacetoacetate hydrolase family protein; the encoded protein is MRFATYELDGTARAAVVSDDGLHDLPTTVLDLVRTGLPAALEAGGAALRGPAVPLDRVRLLPPLSPPSIRDFVAFEEHVEGVVMSVSGGSGVPPEWYEAPTFYFTNPHALLGAHDDVPVPPGSRLFDFELEVAAVVGRDGASLTPEQARDALFGYTVLNDWSARDLQRREMRVNLGPAKGKDSATTLGPWLVTADELEPFRDDEGFLDLAMRVSVNGTEVGHDRLANMGWPFEELVAYASRGTWVRAGDVLGSGTCGNGGCLAELWGRRGAQDPPPLRPGDVVEMTVEGIGTTRNTVVPGTDLPPVRPARPRRRTR
- a CDS encoding TetR/AcrR family transcriptional regulator; its protein translation is MPTGLALRDVREQLFDAAERVLLRDGPSALTSRAVTDEAHCAKGVLHRHFDDFDAFLAEFVLTRAARVSARVEELRATAGSGTVVDNLADALRDLFTSVAVAVVALITFRDGLRTRLRRVWPAGVPVLTEAVQLISDYLTAERDLGRIADHAVVEALAPTLIGAAHLLFADRESTPDVEAVRLMVVTVVGGVVRS
- a CDS encoding PPE domain-containing protein, whose translation is MTGPNPLVAQAPAEPGGFFNKGTGDNGWATGISIAESAMDTYNGIKDGNWIQGGLGMVGLAADAAAMAIDPFGTLLSSAAAFLMEHMQPLKDMLDKLAGNPPVIESYSTTWNNVATELGKVAEEYAAAVSSGTQGWTGPAAEAYLANSKQHSDALSGAASAAGTVGTVVGMMGMVVGFVREVVRDLIADLVGKLIAWVLEAVFSLGFGTPVIVAQAVTAISKWAAKIAKIVQDLLDTIKKVSPLLKRLVEVFEKIMKVVGKLAGKATGLDVLSPSSIKHGGFLQTGRTRVDGPGGTPGGSSSPDGGSSTDGGSSSSPDGNPSSSSDRPGTTNTSSTSTPTADPATRPGRSEPGDVPGGAPRPGRGDGPGGSDGDLPRGGGSTPSGPGSHNAPGSPHSPSSPGTPNTPNSPNAPSPSRVDQTTASTAATPEAPSRPRQPDVPHRDPNGTPQGNQPTPSAGPAHTGAPGGNASGSSAPPPGARPGNGGWTGTPGSRGDLGSSTPPARTPDQPRPSSYAPPAGPSHTNPSHAAPGHAGPSPAAPSHTSPSHAGPGNTNPSHSAPGSTGPSHAGPPHANPRPAGPGPSHPNAPHPNTALPHQRGPQGGPFPNTHPGTPHPDTPRPRGGDTPGGHSAPPTRPRPDAPTPHRPSQDGVPGPRRDPDAAPPPRREPQQWTPPHRDPDGAHPDGSPDHTPHHTTDQPHPDQPSIDEAPARHGETTPAGISHHRGDPTMGDLPHRVPHDPRYFTADVHITPDGHARIGNHTYTPEQYGDLLRRHGWDGRTPVRLIGCDAATNDFAHRLSRHTGADVLAPTKPAWTDTHGRVYTSDAHTTPDGTRHPRIPPNGEWHTHHPDGTTTKTSHDGYAPNTPDNHKTDHTTPDDARDRADDGTSNPYERDERFSHQPDRLPDPPDRPQVLEELPIHDRQQFEFDENGLITHYRGQPIEDYLRDVLTDRAKMVQSKITSGEFSRRWAGENVICTSVSVDRRTGKIYESINGPVDSVVRDPHPRLAERVVMPNPHPDAVNGKWPQYDRHPDRAGQVAVDPHTGQPVYTDTPFPDDPLRHAEVKNLNQMLRDRGVPDDVSPEEFRRVLSELRVDNALPHMKKPFPKIAPCCANCCRMVDGVNTKSGYLPYPPGHPRFVELPGD